A single window of Candidatus Flexicrinis affinis DNA harbors:
- a CDS encoding glycosyl hydrolase — translation MTSNIENLLRWRCIGPFRGGRVVAVAGDPTRSGVFYFGGCAGGVWKTEDAGTYWQNVSDGFLKTSSVGALAVAESDPNVIYAGMGESTIRIDVSYGDGVYKSTDAGRSWQHIGLAETRHIGKVRVHPTDPDTVYVAALGHAFGRNKERGVFKSTDGGKTWKHVLFKSEKAGAVDLSIDRNNPRIIYAAVWEAFRNFWNISSGGPDSGLWRSMDGGETWQDITQNKGLPSGVLGKIGVAASPAQPGRVWALVENEKGGMYRSDDYGDTWSYIAQNDELISRAWYYMHITPDPKDPETVYVNNLNLWKSTDGGKTYTEISTPHGDNHDLWIDPNDPKRMVQGNDGGACVSFNGGDTWSTLYNQPTAQFYHADTDSRDPYIVYGTQQDNSSIAVPSRSPWNSITWTDCFLAGTGESGYIAVKPDDPNIVYVGAIGSSPGGGNSLQRYDHRSKQTRLISTWPEATSGEGAINHKYRFAWTYPIVISPHDPNKIYVGGNVIFQSTNEGQSWQPIGPDLTRATPETLQPSGGPINRDSVGAEVYATVWAFAESPHEVGVLWAGTDDGLVHISRDGGQTWTNITPPDLPERTMISMIEPSAHDKATVYMAATRYKLDDPAPYLYKTTDYGATWTRIVDGIRDGDYTRAIREDPSRAGLLYCGTETGVYVSFDAGSHWQALQLNLPVSPIYDLKVKGSDLIAATHGRSFWILDDLTALHQLHDDLYGQPAALLQPRDVVRFTPKIFEGAFTSAPGKNYMATLGVVAAFTATSTPENDTVVTYLDSGDNPPRGAIIHYHLASAPETPIVMTFSDAAGRVLRTFTSTNDDIRKAESELPEGAPKPLHLTSAAGWNRFVWDMRCEEAARLDAHDPFGGTMMGPIVPPGKYVVTLQAFDQTLSAEITVVADPYSDTPQEDLEEQYAMLLQIRDKLSSANRGINRMRKVRGQLDAWCERLSGAAQTAELAQSASQLSDRVLAVEKTLLQPGLKKGWPGMLNSGQQISRKLAALQYDVNAGDYRPTDQAHEVYAGLAEQVDAKLAEFDNLLDGDLAEFNAMLQQYQINPIG, via the coding sequence ATGACCTCGAACATAGAGAATTTGCTGCGTTGGCGCTGCATCGGTCCGTTTCGCGGCGGCCGTGTCGTCGCGGTCGCTGGCGACCCGACCCGGTCCGGCGTGTTCTACTTCGGCGGATGCGCTGGCGGCGTTTGGAAGACCGAAGACGCCGGCACGTACTGGCAGAACGTCTCGGACGGTTTCCTCAAGACGTCTTCCGTAGGCGCGCTGGCCGTCGCGGAAAGCGACCCGAACGTGATCTACGCCGGCATGGGCGAATCGACCATCCGCATCGACGTGTCGTACGGGGATGGTGTCTACAAGTCGACCGATGCGGGGCGCTCGTGGCAGCACATCGGCTTGGCCGAGACACGGCATATCGGCAAGGTGCGCGTCCATCCGACCGATCCCGACACGGTATACGTCGCGGCGCTCGGGCATGCGTTCGGCCGCAACAAAGAGCGCGGCGTGTTCAAGTCGACCGACGGTGGTAAGACCTGGAAGCACGTCCTGTTCAAGAGTGAGAAGGCCGGCGCAGTCGACCTATCCATCGACCGCAACAACCCGCGCATCATTTACGCCGCGGTCTGGGAGGCCTTTCGCAATTTCTGGAACATCTCCAGCGGCGGGCCGGACAGCGGCCTTTGGCGGTCGATGGACGGCGGCGAGACGTGGCAGGACATCACGCAGAATAAGGGCCTGCCGAGCGGTGTGCTGGGCAAGATCGGCGTAGCGGCATCGCCGGCACAGCCGGGGCGCGTGTGGGCGCTGGTCGAAAACGAGAAAGGCGGTATGTACCGCAGCGACGACTATGGCGATACGTGGTCGTACATCGCCCAGAACGACGAGTTGATCTCGCGTGCGTGGTACTATATGCACATCACGCCTGACCCCAAAGACCCGGAAACCGTCTACGTCAACAACCTCAACCTGTGGAAGTCCACCGACGGCGGCAAGACCTATACCGAAATCTCGACTCCGCACGGCGACAACCACGACCTGTGGATCGATCCCAACGACCCGAAGCGCATGGTGCAGGGCAACGACGGCGGGGCGTGCGTGTCGTTCAACGGCGGCGATACGTGGTCGACGCTGTACAATCAGCCCACCGCGCAGTTCTATCACGCCGATACTGACAGCCGCGACCCGTACATCGTCTACGGCACACAGCAGGACAACAGCAGCATCGCCGTGCCGAGCCGCAGCCCGTGGAATTCGATCACGTGGACGGACTGCTTCCTCGCCGGCACCGGCGAGAGCGGCTACATCGCCGTCAAGCCGGACGACCCGAATATCGTGTACGTCGGTGCGATCGGCAGTTCGCCGGGCGGCGGCAACAGCCTCCAGCGTTACGACCATCGCAGCAAGCAAACGCGCTTAATCAGCACGTGGCCGGAAGCGACCAGCGGAGAGGGCGCGATCAACCACAAGTACCGTTTTGCGTGGACGTACCCGATCGTCATTTCGCCCCATGACCCGAACAAGATCTACGTGGGTGGCAACGTCATCTTCCAAAGCACCAACGAAGGCCAAAGCTGGCAGCCGATCGGCCCGGACCTGACTCGCGCGACGCCCGAGACCCTGCAGCCCAGCGGCGGCCCGATCAACCGTGACTCCGTTGGTGCCGAGGTCTATGCAACGGTGTGGGCATTTGCCGAATCGCCGCATGAAGTCGGCGTGCTGTGGGCCGGCACCGACGACGGTCTGGTTCACATCTCGCGCGATGGCGGCCAAACGTGGACGAACATCACGCCGCCCGATCTGCCCGAGCGCACCATGATCAGCATGATCGAACCCTCGGCCCACGACAAGGCTACCGTCTACATGGCGGCGACGCGCTATAAGCTGGACGATCCGGCGCCGTACCTCTACAAGACGACTGATTACGGCGCGACTTGGACGCGCATCGTCGATGGTATCCGCGATGGCGACTACACCCGAGCTATCCGCGAAGATCCCTCACGAGCGGGCCTGCTGTACTGCGGCACCGAGACGGGCGTATACGTTTCATTCGACGCCGGCAGCCACTGGCAGGCGCTGCAGCTCAATCTGCCCGTGTCGCCCATCTACGATCTGAAGGTCAAGGGGAGCGACTTGATCGCGGCGACACACGGGCGGTCGTTCTGGATTCTCGACGACCTGACCGCGCTGCATCAACTGCACGACGATCTGTACGGACAGCCCGCAGCGCTGCTCCAACCCCGCGACGTTGTCCGCTTCACGCCCAAGATCTTCGAAGGGGCGTTCACCAGTGCGCCGGGCAAGAACTATATGGCGACACTGGGTGTCGTGGCGGCGTTTACCGCCACGTCGACGCCGGAAAACGATACGGTCGTCACGTACCTCGATTCGGGAGACAACCCGCCGCGCGGTGCGATCATTCACTACCACCTCGCCAGCGCTCCTGAAACGCCAATCGTGATGACGTTTAGCGATGCGGCCGGCCGGGTGCTGCGCACTTTCACCAGCACCAACGACGACATCCGAAAGGCCGAGAGCGAGCTGCCCGAAGGCGCACCGAAGCCGCTGCATCTGACGTCAGCGGCGGGCTGGAACCGGTTCGTTTGGGACATGCGCTGCGAGGAGGCGGCACGCCTCGACGCGCATGACCCGTTTGGCGGGACCATGATGGGCCCGATCGTGCCCCCCGGCAAGTACGTCGTGACGCTTCAGGCTTTCGATCAAACCCTGTCTGCGGAGATTACGGTCGTCGCCGACCCGTACAGCGACACGCCGCAAGAGGACCTCGAAGAGCAGTACGCTATGCTGCTGCAAATTCGCGACAAACTCTCGAGCGCAAACCGCGGCATTAACCGCATGCGCAAGGTGCGCGGGCAGTTGGACGCGTGGTGCGAACGCCTCAGCGGCGCCGCGCAGACGGCTGAACTCGCCCAGAGCGCATCGCAGTTGAGCGACCGTGTACTCGCCGTCGAAAAGACGCTGCTGCAGCCCGGCCTCAAGAAGGGCTGGCCCGGCATGTTGAACTCCGGCCAACAGATCTCCCGCAAGCTGGCCGCGCTGCAATACGACGTGAACGCCGGCGACTATCGGCCGACCGACCAGGCGCATGAGGTTTACGCAGGTCTCGCCGAGCAGGTCGACGCCAAGCTGGCGGAGTTCGACAACCTGCTCGACGGAGATCTGGCCGAGTTCAACGCCATGCTCCAGCAGTACCAGATCAACCCGATCGGCTAG
- a CDS encoding tandem-95 repeat protein, which produces MPVATADAYSTDEDTPLNVAAPGVLGNDTDTETDPLTAIKVSDPANGAVTLNSDGSFIYTPNADYNGTDSFTYKANDTLADSNVVTVTITVNPVNDAPVAVDDSYSTDEDTPLTVAVPGVLGNDTDTETDPLTAIKVSDPANGAVTLNSDGSFIYTPNADYNGTDSFTYKANDTLADSNVVTVTITVNPINDAPVAVDDAYSTDEDTPLVVAIATGVLANDTDAETNPLTAVLVANVTNGTLLFAADGSFTYTPNANFNGTDTFTYLANDGTSDSATPAAVTITVNPINDAPVAVDDSYSTNEDVALVVNIATGVLANDSDVDLDTLTAELVTNVTNGTLALAADGSFTYTPNAGFNGSDSFTYNASDSVLDSNVATVTINVGAVNDAPVAVDDSYSTNEDAALVVNVATGVLVNDTDVDLDTLSAVLEVGPINGILNLNTDGSFTYTPAANFNGSDTFTYRASDGTLLSNVATVTITVNPVNDAPVAVDDSYSTNEDVALVVDIGTGVLANDTDVETDPLTAVKVSDPANGAVTFNSDGSFTYTPAAHFNGSDSFTYRANDGTADSNVATVTITVNPVNDAPVAVDDSYSTNEDVGLVVNVATGVLANDTDVEGSALTAQLVATTSNGTLSLSTNGGFTYTPAANFNGTDTFTYLANDGTANSAAPATVTITVNPVNDAPVAVDDSYATNEDVALIVNVATGVLVNDTDVDGNLLTAALVDGPTNGLLTLNANGSFTYTPAANFNGSDSFTYRANDGTADSNVATVTITVNPANDAPVAVNDAYATDEDVVLNVPADGVLTNDSDADGNPLNALLAVGPTNGVLTLNANGSFTYTPAANFNGSDSFTYRANDGAVDSNVATVTITVNPVNDAPVAADNGYNVNEDGVLNIAAPGILANDTDVEGSALTAQLVATTTNGTLSLNADGAFTYTPAANFNGSDSFTYRASDGTLLSNIATVSITVNPVNDAPVAVNNGYNVNEDAVISVDAPGILANDTDIDLDPLTAVLATGPTNGVLNLNSDGSFTYTPNANFNGSDSFTYSANDGTADSNIATVTITVNPVNDAPVAVGDAYTTDEDVALNVPADGVLTNDSDVDGNPLTAVLVTGPASGSLLLNPDGSFTYTPAANFNGSVNFTYRANDGIANSNIATVTITVNPVNDAPVAVSDAYSTDEDVALNVAALGVLDNDTDIDGNPLTAIKVTDPSSGTVTVNADGSFIYTPNANFNGSDSFTYRANDGTADSNIATVTITVNAVNDAPVAVDDSYSTDEDVVLNIPASGVLGNDSDTEASPLTAQVVDAPNNGGLTLNTDGSFTYTPNANFNGSDSFTYVASDSVADSNVATVTITVNPVNDAPIAVNDGYSTDEDVALIVPATGVLGNDTDVDLDLLTAVLVSTTSNGTLLLNSDGSFTYTPDTDYLGVDTFTYRANDGTVNSNIATVTISIGGVNDAPVAVDDSYSTNEDVVLTVLVPGVLGNDSDVDLDPLTAQVVDTPDHGSLTLNPNGSFTYTPNANYNGPDSFTYVASDGLLTSNVATVAITVNPVNDAPVAQNNGYNVNEDAVLTIAAPGILANDNDVEGSTLTAQLVATTTNGTLSLNANGGFTYTPNSNYNGPDSFTYRASDGSLLSNVATVTITVNPVNDAPVAVADSYATDEDTQLSIAAPGVLGNDTDIDGNPLSAVLAAGPAHGSLTLNPNGSFTYTPNADFNGSDSFTYRANDGSVNSPVATVSITVDPVNDPPVAVNDGYTTNEDTALTVPAVGVLTNDSDIDGNPLNAALVSGPAHGSLTLNPDGSFTYTPSANYNGSDSFTYRANDGAADSNVATVTITIDPVNDAPVAVNNSYTTNEDTALNIAAPGVLGNDTDVDGNPLTAILSTGPAHGSLTLNPNGSFTYTPNADYNGSDSFSYRANDGVLNSNVATVNITVNAVNDPPVAVNNSYSTDEDTALNVTAPGVLGNDSDIEGSALTAVLATGPAHGSLTLNPNGSFTYTPNANYNGSDSFTYRASDGQLQSNIATVTITVNPINDAPVAVDDSYSMTEDTTLIEPNPGVLTNDSDVDGNSLTVQLVAPPSFGSLTLTITGGFTYTPLPDFNGSDSFTYRATDGSLQSNVATVFISVGNATEIPDANNDSYSTNEDTVLNVTAPGVLGNDVDGDGLPLTAILVSGPAHGGLTLNLNGSFTYTPSTNYNGPDSFTYRADNGTFTSNIATVSITVNAVNDAPTAGADAYATDEDTPLIVAAPGVLGNDTDVENSALSAAVVANPIHGSLALNADGGFTYTPNANYNGPDSFTYRASDGSLQSNVATVSITVNPVNDAPVAVDDSYTASEDTALVIAAPGVLVNDSDVDGNSLTVVLDIGPANGSLTLNPNGSFTYTPNADYLGPDSFTYHANDGTVDSNVATVSLTVNPVSPPEFFLQNAGFEIPGLTLTRADSWDATASSNAKRKCNKDKDGDGTADKLFANSGECSLQVRGQATLTSKATQGFAFINFDLGDTVEMSAFIRANNLVGDGQIALIIDHVEGTKDKLKIFVPTGTYDYVLQTVSLVTTGTPIDMKIQIKLGTGAGKYWVDDIELIGFDTSARSTTLPVPDVLPVPDAAAPGWRG; this is translated from the coding sequence GTGCCGGTCGCAACTGCTGACGCGTACTCGACCGACGAGGACACGCCGCTCAACGTGGCGGCTCCGGGCGTGCTCGGGAACGACACCGACACGGAGACCGACCCGCTCACCGCGATCAAGGTCAGCGACCCGGCCAACGGCGCTGTCACGCTCAACAGCGACGGCAGCTTCATCTACACGCCGAACGCCGACTACAACGGCACTGACTCGTTCACCTACAAGGCGAATGACACGCTTGCGGACTCCAACGTGGTGACCGTGACCATCACGGTCAACCCGGTGAATGATGCGCCGGTCGCCGTGGACGACAGCTACTCGACGGACGAAGACACGCCGCTGACGGTTGCTGTTCCGGGTGTCCTCGGCAACGACACCGACACGGAGACCGACCCGCTCACCGCGATCAAGGTCAGCGACCCGGCCAATGGCGCTGTCACGCTCAACAGCGACGGCAGCTTCATCTACACGCCGAACGCTGACTACAACGGCACTGACTCGTTCACCTACAAGGCGAATGACACGCTTGCGGACTCCAACGTGGTGACCGTGACCATCACGGTCAACCCGATCAACGATGCGCCGGTGGCTGTGGACGATGCGTACTCGACGGACGAAGACACGCCGCTGGTTGTCGCCATCGCTACCGGTGTGCTTGCCAACGACACGGATGCGGAGACCAACCCGCTGACGGCCGTGCTCGTCGCGAACGTCACCAACGGCACGCTGTTGTTCGCCGCCGACGGCAGCTTCACCTACACGCCGAATGCCAACTTCAATGGCACCGACACGTTCACGTATCTCGCCAACGACGGCACGTCAGACTCAGCGACTCCTGCAGCGGTGACCATTACGGTCAACCCGATCAACGACGCGCCAGTCGCCGTGGATGACAGCTACTCGACCAATGAGGACGTGGCGCTGGTCGTCAATATCGCGACGGGTGTGCTCGCCAACGACAGCGATGTCGACCTCGATACGCTGACCGCGGAGCTCGTCACCAATGTCACCAACGGTACGCTGGCTCTTGCCGCCGATGGCAGCTTCACCTACACGCCAAACGCCGGGTTCAATGGATCCGACAGCTTCACGTATAATGCTAGCGACAGCGTGCTAGACTCGAACGTCGCAACAGTGACCATCAACGTCGGCGCAGTCAACGACGCGCCGGTCGCCGTGGATGACAGCTACTCGACCAACGAGGACGCGGCGCTGGTCGTCAACGTCGCGACGGGCGTGCTCGTCAATGACACCGATGTCGACCTCGATACGCTGTCTGCTGTGCTTGAAGTTGGGCCGATCAACGGTATCCTGAACCTCAACACTGACGGTAGTTTCACCTACACGCCGGCAGCGAACTTCAACGGCAGTGACACGTTCACCTACCGCGCGAGCGACGGCACGCTGCTGTCGAACGTCGCAACGGTGACCATCACGGTCAACCCGGTTAACGACGCGCCGGTCGCTGTCGACGACAGCTACTCGACCAATGAGGACGTGGCGCTGGTTGTCGACATCGGTACCGGTGTGCTCGCCAACGACACCGACGTGGAGACGGATCCGCTCACCGCAGTCAAGGTCAGCGACCCGGCCAATGGCGCCGTCACGTTCAACAGCGATGGCAGCTTCACCTACACGCCGGCCGCCCACTTCAACGGCAGCGATAGCTTCACCTACCGCGCTAACGACGGAACCGCCGACTCGAACGTCGCGACAGTGACGATCACGGTCAATCCGGTCAACGACGCCCCTGTCGCTGTGGATGACAGCTACTCGACCAATGAGGACGTGGGGCTGGTCGTCAACGTCGCGACGGGCGTGCTCGCCAACGACACCGATGTCGAAGGCAGCGCCCTGACAGCGCAGTTGGTCGCCACGACGTCGAACGGCACGTTGAGCCTCAGCACAAACGGTGGCTTCACCTACACGCCGGCCGCGAACTTCAACGGCACCGACACGTTCACGTATCTTGCCAACGACGGCACGGCAAACTCGGCGGCCCCTGCAACGGTGACGATCACGGTTAACCCCGTCAACGATGCGCCGGTCGCGGTAGACGATAGCTACGCGACGAATGAGGACGTGGCGCTGATCGTCAACGTCGCGACGGGCGTGCTCGTCAACGACACCGATGTCGACGGCAACCTCCTGACCGCGGCGCTCGTGGATGGACCGACCAACGGTCTGCTGACCTTGAACGCCAACGGAAGCTTCACCTATACGCCGGCCGCGAACTTCAATGGCTCGGATAGCTTCACCTACCGCGCCAACGACGGCACCGCCGACTCGAACGTCGCGACGGTGACGATCACGGTCAACCCGGCTAACGATGCCCCGGTGGCCGTGAACGATGCCTATGCGACCGATGAGGACGTGGTTCTCAACGTTCCGGCGGATGGTGTACTCACCAATGACAGCGACGCTGACGGCAATCCGCTGAACGCGCTGCTGGCCGTTGGGCCAACCAACGGTGTCTTGACGCTGAACGCGAACGGCAGCTTCACCTACACCCCGGCCGCGAACTTCAACGGCTCGGACAGCTTCACCTACCGCGCCAACGACGGCGCCGTCGACTCGAACGTCGCGACGGTGACGATCACCGTCAACCCGGTCAACGATGCGCCGGTGGCTGCCGACAACGGGTACAACGTCAACGAGGATGGCGTGCTCAACATCGCTGCGCCGGGTATCCTTGCCAACGACACCGATGTCGAAGGCAGCGCCCTGACAGCGCAGTTGGTCGCCACGACGACGAACGGTACGTTGAGCCTCAATGCAGACGGCGCCTTCACCTACACGCCGGCCGCGAACTTCAACGGCTCGGACAGCTTCACCTACCGCGCCAGCGACGGCACGCTGCTGTCGAACATCGCGACGGTGTCGATCACGGTCAACCCGGTCAACGATGCCCCGGTGGCTGTGAATAATGGATACAACGTCAACGAAGACGCCGTAATCAGCGTCGATGCGCCGGGTATCCTCGCCAACGACACGGACATCGACCTCGATCCGCTGACTGCGGTGCTCGCTACCGGCCCGACCAACGGTGTTCTGAACCTCAACTCGGACGGCAGCTTTACCTACACGCCGAACGCGAACTTCAACGGCTCGGACAGCTTCACCTACAGCGCCAACGACGGCACCGCCGACTCGAACATCGCAACGGTGACGATCACCGTCAACCCGGTCAACGATGCGCCGGTCGCGGTGGGCGATGCCTATACGACCGATGAGGACGTGGCGCTCAACGTCCCGGCCGATGGTGTACTCACCAATGACAGCGATGTCGACGGCAACCCGTTGACCGCGGTTCTCGTCACTGGCCCGGCAAGTGGATCGCTGTTGCTTAATCCTGACGGCAGTTTCACCTACACGCCGGCAGCGAACTTCAATGGCAGCGTGAACTTCACCTACCGCGCCAACGACGGCATCGCCAACTCGAACATCGCGACGGTGACGATCACGGTCAACCCGGTCAACGACGCGCCGGTGGCCGTAAGTGATGCCTACTCGACCGACGAAGACGTGGCGCTTAACGTCGCCGCTCTGGGTGTTCTCGACAACGACACCGACATCGACGGCAACCCGCTGACCGCAATCAAGGTCACCGATCCGTCCAGCGGTACCGTTACCGTAAACGCCGACGGCAGCTTCATCTACACGCCGAACGCCAACTTCAACGGCTCCGACAGCTTCACGTACCGCGCCAACGACGGTACGGCCGACTCGAACATCGCGACCGTCACCATCACGGTGAATGCGGTCAACGATGCGCCGGTCGCCGTGGACGACAGCTACTCAACCGATGAAGATGTCGTGCTCAACATCCCCGCGTCGGGCGTACTGGGCAACGACAGCGATACGGAAGCGTCGCCATTGACCGCGCAGGTGGTCGATGCGCCGAACAACGGCGGGCTGACACTGAACACCGACGGCAGCTTCACCTATACGCCGAACGCCAACTTCAATGGCTCCGACAGCTTCACCTACGTGGCCAGCGACAGCGTGGCGGACTCCAACGTGGCGACGGTGACGATCACGGTCAACCCGGTGAACGACGCCCCGATCGCAGTCAATGACGGGTACAGCACAGATGAAGATGTCGCGCTGATCGTCCCGGCTACGGGCGTGCTCGGCAACGACACCGATGTCGATCTCGATCTGCTGACCGCGGTCCTGGTCTCCACTACGTCGAACGGCACGCTGCTGCTTAACTCCGACGGCAGCTTCACGTACACGCCGGACACCGACTACCTCGGCGTCGACACCTTCACTTACCGCGCCAACGACGGCACCGTCAACTCGAACATCGCCACGGTGACGATCTCGATCGGTGGTGTAAATGATGCGCCGGTCGCGGTGGATGACAGCTACTCGACGAACGAGGATGTCGTACTGACCGTACTTGTACCGGGTGTGTTGGGCAACGACAGCGATGTCGACCTTGATCCGCTGACGGCACAGGTCGTCGATACGCCGGATCACGGCAGCCTGACGCTCAACCCGAACGGCAGCTTCACCTATACGCCGAACGCCAACTACAACGGGCCGGACAGCTTCACCTATGTGGCAAGCGACGGGTTGCTGACCTCCAACGTTGCTACCGTTGCAATCACGGTCAACCCGGTGAACGATGCGCCGGTGGCACAGAACAACGGGTACAACGTCAACGAGGATGCCGTGCTCACCATCGCCGCGCCGGGTATCCTTGCCAACGACAACGATGTCGAAGGCAGCACCCTGACAGCGCAGTTGGTCGCCACGACGACGAACGGTACGTTGAGCCTTAATGCAAACGGCGGCTTCACGTATACGCCGAACAGCAACTACAACGGGCCGGACAGCTTCACCTACCGCGCAAGCGATGGCTCGCTGCTGTCGAACGTCGCAACCGTCACGATCACGGTCAATCCGGTCAACGATGCGCCGGTTGCCGTTGCCGACAGTTACGCGACTGACGAGGACACGCAGCTCAGCATCGCCGCGCCGGGCGTGCTCGGCAATGACACCGACATTGACGGTAACCCGCTGTCCGCCGTGTTGGCCGCCGGACCCGCCCACGGGTCACTCACGCTGAACCCGAACGGCAGCTTCACCTACACGCCGAACGCCGACTTCAACGGCTCGGACAGCTTCACATACCGCGCCAACGACGGTTCCGTCAACTCGCCGGTCGCAACTGTGTCGATCACCGTTGATCCGGTCAACGACCCGCCGGTGGCCGTCAACGATGGCTACACGACCAATGAAGATACGGCACTCACCGTACCCGCGGTGGGCGTGCTGACCAACGACAGCGACATCGACGGCAATCCGTTGAATGCCGCGTTGGTCTCCGGTCCTGCCCACGGGTCGCTCACGCTCAACCCGGATGGCAGCTTCACCTACACGCCAAGTGCCAACTACAACGGCTCGGACAGCTTCACATACCGCGCCAACGACGGTGCTGCCGACTCGAACGTCGCGACGGTGACCATCACGATCGACCCGGTCAACGACGCACCAGTGGCTGTCAACAACAGCTACACGACCAACGAGGACACAGCGCTCAACATCGCGGCGCCGGGCGTGCTGGGCAATGACACCGATGTCGACGGCAACCCGCTGACAGCCATCCTGTCGACCGGTCCCGCGCACGGATCGCTCACGCTCAACCCGAACGGCAGCTTCACTTACACGCCGAACGCCGACTACAACGGCTCGGACAGCTTCAGCTACCGCGCCAACGACGGCGTGCTTAACTCGAACGTCGCTACGGTCAACATCACCGTGAACGCGGTCAACGATCCGCCAGTCGCTGTCAACAACAGCTACTCGACGGATGAGGACACCGCGCTCAACGTCACCGCGCCGGGCGTGCTCGGCAACGACAGCGACATCGAAGGGTCGGCGCTAACGGCGGTCTTGGCTACGGGTCCGGCGCATGGGTCGCTCACGCTCAACCCGAACGGGAGCTTCACCTACACGCCGAACGCCAACTACAACGGCTCGGACAGCTTCACCTATCGTGCAAGCGATGGCCAGCTGCAATCGAACATCGCTACGGTGACCATCACGGTCAACCCGATCAACGATGCGCCGGTGGCTGTGGACGACTCGTACTCGATGACGGAAGACACCACGCTGATCGAACCGAACCCGGGCGTGCTGACCAACGACAGCGATGTCGACGGCAACTCGCTTACGGTACAGCTCGTTGCTCCACCGTCGTTCGGTTCGCTAACGCTGACGATCACGGGTGGGTTCACCTACACGCCCCTGCCTGACTTCAACGGTTCGGACAGCTTCACCTACCGGGCCACCGATGGATCGCTGCAGTCGAACGTCGCTACCGTGTTCATCTCGGTCGGCAATGCGACCGAAATCCCGGATGCGAACAACGACTCGTACTCGACCAACGAGGACACGGTGTTGAACGTGACGGCTCCGGGCGTACTCGGCAATGACGTCGACGGCGACGGACTGCCACTCACGGCGATCCTCGTCTCCGGCCCGGCACACGGTGGACTGACGCTCAACCTGAACGGCAGCTTCACCTACACGCCGAGCACCAACTACAACGGGCCGGACAGCTTCACCTATCGTGCAGACAACGGCACGTTCACGTCGAACATCGCGACGGTCAGTATCACGGTCAACGCGGTGAACGATGCGCCGACGGCTGGCGCCGATGCGTACGCGACGGACGAAGACACACCGTTGATCGTCGCGGCGCCGGGCGTGCTGGGCAACGACACCGATGTCGAGAACAGTGCGCTGTCGGCCGCAGTGGTAGCCAATCCGATCCACGGTTCGCTCGCGCTCAACGCCGACGGCGGCTTCACCTATACGCCGAACGCCAACTACAACGGGCCGGACAGCTTCACCTACCGCGCCAGCGATGGCTCGCTTCAGTCGAACGTCGCCACCGTGTCGATTACCGTCAACCCGGTCAACGACGCGCCGGTGGCGGTTGACGACAGCTACACGGCGAGCGAGGACACGGCGTTGGTCATCGCAGCACCGGGCGTGCTGGTCAACGACAGCGATGTCGACGGGAACTCGCTCACGGTGGTGTTGGACATCGGTCCGGCGAACGGTTCGCTGACGCTCAACCCGAACGGCAGCTTCACCTACACGCCAAACGCCGACTACCTCGGGCCGGACAGCTTCACGTATCACGCCAACGACGGCACGGTCGACTCGAACGTTGCGACCGTCTCGCTCACGGTCAACCCGGTGAGTCCGCCTGAGTTCTTCCTGCAGAACGCCGGCTTCGAGATCCCGGGCCTGACGCTGACCAGGGCAGACAGCTGGGATGCGACCGCATCGTCCAACGCCAAGCGCAAGTGCAATAAGGACAAGGACGGCGACGGGACGGCCGACAAGTTGTTCGCAAACTCTGGCGAGTGCTCGCTGCAAGTGAGAGGTCAAGCCACGCTTACGTCGAAGGCCACGCAAGGCTTCGCGTTCATCAACTTCGATCTCGGTGACACAGTCGAGATGAGCGCCTTTATACGCGCCAACAACCTCGTGGGCGACGGCCAGATCGCGCTCATAATCGATCACGTCGAAGGGACGAAGGATAAGCTCAAGATCTTCGTGCCGACAGGTACGTACGACTACGTCCTGCAAACGGTATCGTTGGTCACGACCGGCACACCGATCGACATGAAGATTCAGATCAAACTCGGGACCGGCGCTGGCAAGTACTGGGTCGACGACATCGAGCTTATCGGCTTCGATACGTCGGCGCGCAGCACAACGCTGCCGGTACCGGACGTGCTTCCGGTGCCAGACGCGGCAGCGCCGGGCTGGCGCGGGTAG